The genomic window GGCCATCTAGGTCGTTGGCCATCTATCCCAGGTCCCCACCCCCCTGTACTGGCCGTCGCGGTTGTGGACGCGGCCCAAGGTTCCCATCTCCCGCTCCGATACTGAACTTGTGTCCCTCTTGTGTCCCCTCTGCAGCTGGAGCTCTCGAACACCGCGGTCCTACACCAGATGAGGCGCGATCAGGTCACGGACACCTGTCGCGCCAACAGCGCCCTGAGCCGCAAGCGGCGGGTGCTGACGCCCAACGACCTGAAGCACCTGGTGGTGGACGAGGACCACGAGCTCATCTACTGCTACGTGCCCAAGGTGGCGTGCACCAACTGGAAGCGGCTCATGATGGTGCTCAGCGGGCGGGGCAAGTACAGCGACCCCATGGAGATCCCGGCCAACGAGGCGCACGTGGCGGCCAACCTCAAGACCCTGAACCAGTACAGCATCCCGGAGATCAACCACCGCTTGAAAAGCTACATGAAGTTCCTGTTCGTGCGCGAGCCCTTCGAGCGCCTGGTGTCGGCCTACCGCAACAAGTTCACGCAGAAGTACAACACGTCCTTCCACAAGCGCTACGGCACCAAGATCATCCGGCGCCAGCGCAAGAACGCCACGCAGGAGGCCCTGCGGCGCGGCGACGACGTGCGCTTCGAGGAGTTCGTGGCTTATCTCATCGACCCGCACACGCAGCGCGAGGAGCCCTTCAACGAGCACTGGCAGACCGTGCACTCGCTCTGCCACCCGTGCCACATCCACTACGACCTCGTGGGCAAGTACGAGACGCTGGAGGAGGATTCCAACTACGTCCTGCGGCTGGCGGGCGTGGGCAGCTACCTGAAGTTCCCCACCTACGCCAAGTCGACGAGAACTACTGACGAGATGACCACGGAGTTCTTCCAGAACATCAGCTCCGAGCACCAGACGCAGCTGTACGAAGTCTACAAACTCgattttttaatgttcaattaCTCAGTGCCCAGCTACCTGAAATTGGAATGAAgcgggtgggggagagggagagagaatcgtgctttttaatttaagattttttttatttgtcgaAAGAAATTCTATGGATATTGGGTTATTTTGTAAAGTAATATTTCTGTGGGGATGATGCTGCGAGCGGCATGGTGAGAATTATTTAAAATCCTTAGTAGGGAAGGACGGCTGTCTTTGCAGGGGAAAAGCATGGGTGTCCTCGTGTTTAGACGTGAATACTTACAACACTGTCTCAGAGGTTTCCTTGTGCTCTGGTGAATTCCATGAATTGTGCATCCCATAAATtctaattaatattatttatagttatttaaacATGGTCTCTGTAGAGATTTCTTTCTGTGGCAGCAATATTCTAATGTCTTTGCAgaagaaatgtgtgtttttgttcTGTACTTGCTACAGCTCGTTCTGGGGCATGAATGTTCTCCTCACTAGGCGCTCATAGGGTTCACTGTGTGATAACAACCATCGTGATGTCTGTCGGTGCTACCCTTCTCAGAAATCGgtgagaaataaatagaaaaagtcaCCTTTGAGAGGGACCAATTCCAAGCAGATTCCAAGCAACCCAAGAGTCCCTTgcgctaagaaaaaaaaagtgattttttttttttaacccaaggaGAAGAGCTGATTgtagctattttttcttttccccttttcacCAGAATTAGTAGTCTGATAGAATAGGCCTTTCTACAGAAATTTTTAACTGGCAGTGCCAGTTATGCTGGTGAAGTGGCTGTTGCTTTATagtcagcaagtatttattgagcaactactacGTGTGGGGCCTCATTGTAGGCCCTGCAGGTAGAGCATTGAATGAAACCAATAGTCTCGGCCCTCAAGAAGCTTTATGTGGACACAGTTTCCAGCTCAACCATTAGCAAACCTCTCATAGTCATGGACTTCACATGAGGTCTGGACCATTTTGAACAACCCCGGAAGGTCCGTGACCCGACAAATTTGCGTTTTTCTCTGGCCCAACTTTGAAAACCACACACTTAGAACAGGCCACTTGACGTGGTGAGTAATCCAGGCTCATTGCCCAACACAAGAGAAGACAAAAGCGTTTCTCATCATGTTGCCCACTCCAATGGATTAGTGGTGTCTGCCTTTAAGCACCAGAATGGATTCGCCAGGCACAGCAGGGAGCGGGGCTGTGACTGATTAGTCCTGTCTGccttgggggagggaagggactcATTCGCCAAGTGCCTCTTCCTGTGCTGTCAGCCCAGCACCCACGCCTCAGCATAGAAGTGTTCTCTCCTCTTTGCTGTGTCCAAGAGTGAGAGGTTACGGCAGGCAGACCTCATACACTGGGGATCTGGAGTGGTCTGGCATTTCTCCCCTGGTGAAGGTCAGAGGTAGAccacctatacacacacacacatgcacgcacatacCCCTCCCAAGTCCTCCAGAGGCTGAGACCATCAGCGCCTTGGCGAACACCATGCATGAGCCTCAAGGACAGCCTTCCATGACTGTAATCTGTGCCCCCTTTCCTCCGGAAGATCGGAAACATTCCGCTTCCTGTTCCTTGCTAATTACCATCTGCACACGCTTCTCATTTCCAGCCATTTCAATGCCCCGGGTGACGTTTGAGCCACATCCCTCTTACAACTAGTGAATGAGTTGGTAGCAGATCCTGTATATAATAAGAATTATAGTTCTAAtaatgggggggtggggtgggatggggcgTGGgtaagttttgctttttgttttgtttttgacgcAGTATATAGCAAAGGGGTGAGAAtattctaaacaaacaaaaatgaataatttattcaCAGAAACTATTAAAACTGTAAAGCTCACGGCCAGCCCAGCAACAGCTGCCACATCTCGCTGAGAATATGACTTTATTGAATGTGGGTGAGGTGTGCACTGAAGAGGGTGGCCaaagctttttataaaatgttgtaTACCTTCTTCCAAGCTCTCTCCCCTTTGTGAAGGGCACAGTGACAGTGCCCTCCATGGACAGAGATGTGTGCCATGTGTTTTACTGAATAGAGTGACAGGCCTCACTGTCCCTGGAGTTGGGAGTCTGGGCCCGGTTTCTAGGCAGGGGACACTGTCCTCACAAATAAGGCTTCAGCTAATGAATCATTGTCCAGCATTTCCTGATATGTGCTCCATAGAACAAAGAGTCAAAGAGTTGTGAAGTTAGTGtgatgcaaaaaaagaaagaaagaaaaaagaaaagaaaaggaaaaaagaaagaaaaaaaagcattttgaggTCAAATATCCTTGGGAAAGAAAATTAAGTCAATTTCCTTTCTGCAGGACTTTTAAGAGCCTTGGAT from Mustela lutreola isolate mMusLut2 chromosome 8, mMusLut2.pri, whole genome shotgun sequence includes these protein-coding regions:
- the CHST11 gene encoding carbohydrate sulfotransferase 11 isoform X1, giving the protein MKPALLEVMRMNRICRMVLATCLGSFILVIFYFQSMLHPVMRRNPFGVDICCRKGSRSPLQELYNPTQLELSNTAVLHQMRRDQVTDTCRANSALSRKRRVLTPNDLKHLVVDEDHELIYCYVPKVACTNWKRLMMVLSGRGKYSDPMEIPANEAHVAANLKTLNQYSIPEINHRLKSYMKFLFVREPFERLVSAYRNKFTQKYNTSFHKRYGTKIIRRQRKNATQEALRRGDDVRFEEFVAYLIDPHTQREEPFNEHWQTVHSLCHPCHIHYDLVGKYETLEEDSNYVLRLAGVGSYLKFPTYAKSTRTTDEMTTEFFQNISSEHQTQLYEVYKLDFLMFNYSVPSYLKLE
- the CHST11 gene encoding carbohydrate sulfotransferase 11 isoform X2 produces the protein MKPALLEVMRMNRICRMVLATCLGSFILVIFYFQIMRRNPFGVDICCRKGSRSPLQELYNPTQLELSNTAVLHQMRRDQVTDTCRANSALSRKRRVLTPNDLKHLVVDEDHELIYCYVPKVACTNWKRLMMVLSGRGKYSDPMEIPANEAHVAANLKTLNQYSIPEINHRLKSYMKFLFVREPFERLVSAYRNKFTQKYNTSFHKRYGTKIIRRQRKNATQEALRRGDDVRFEEFVAYLIDPHTQREEPFNEHWQTVHSLCHPCHIHYDLVGKYETLEEDSNYVLRLAGVGSYLKFPTYAKSTRTTDEMTTEFFQNISSEHQTQLYEVYKLDFLMFNYSVPSYLKLE